A stretch of Paludisphaera borealis DNA encodes these proteins:
- a CDS encoding thioredoxin family protein, with product MTLHRRRMRRVVPGVFAALAALSLLASAPAASEPTDDAIAWRDDYGSALAEAKERDQLLWIQFTGPWCPNCARMEQDSFTQPTIREQARTGFVSVKLQSDVNAELAVGFGLSGLPASVIVDPSRQVLEVHQGYLGPEELNGFLRHAISLREPKPANNPTLLASRPKIPDRDSSKPADAAADYGPPRPIKKETKAALSGYCPVSLVADKRLIHGQAEYTVTHQGRLYQFANLVTFNRFRRDPERYVPVNDGLCPVKQLDENKSAAGDPRFGVLFQGRLYLCASKAERQRFLQEPARYAAVGVAEKGFCPHCLVESGEFVRGDPRYSLTQEGRRYWFPDTSHRDAYLALAPSNSTRR from the coding sequence ATGACGCTCCATCGTCGCCGGATGCGCCGGGTGGTCCCCGGCGTATTCGCAGCGCTCGCCGCGTTGAGCTTGCTGGCGAGCGCGCCGGCCGCTTCTGAACCGACCGACGACGCCATCGCCTGGCGCGACGACTACGGCTCGGCCCTGGCGGAAGCCAAGGAACGCGATCAACTGCTCTGGATTCAGTTCACCGGCCCCTGGTGTCCGAACTGCGCCCGCATGGAGCAAGACTCGTTCACGCAGCCGACGATTCGCGAACAGGCTCGAACCGGCTTCGTGTCGGTCAAGCTCCAGTCCGACGTCAACGCGGAGCTGGCGGTCGGCTTCGGGCTCTCGGGACTCCCCGCCAGCGTGATCGTCGACCCGTCGCGCCAGGTTCTCGAAGTCCACCAGGGGTATCTCGGCCCCGAGGAACTCAACGGGTTCCTTCGCCACGCGATCTCGCTCCGCGAGCCCAAGCCCGCGAACAATCCGACGCTCCTGGCTTCTCGCCCCAAGATCCCGGACCGCGACTCGTCGAAACCCGCCGACGCGGCGGCCGATTACGGGCCGCCCAGGCCGATCAAGAAGGAGACCAAAGCGGCGCTCTCGGGTTACTGCCCGGTCAGCCTCGTCGCCGACAAGCGGTTGATCCACGGCCAGGCCGAGTATACCGTGACGCATCAAGGCCGGTTGTACCAGTTCGCCAATCTGGTCACGTTCAATCGGTTCCGCCGCGACCCCGAGCGTTACGTCCCCGTCAACGACGGCCTCTGTCCCGTGAAGCAGCTTGACGAGAACAAGTCGGCGGCGGGCGATCCTCGCTTCGGCGTTCTCTTTCAGGGACGGCTCTACCTGTGCGCGTCGAAGGCCGAGCGCCAGCGGTTCCTTCAAGAACCCGCTCGCTACGCCGCGGTGGGGGTGGCCGAGAAGGGCTTCTGCCCGCACTGCCTCGTCGAGAGCGGCGAGTTCGTCCGCGGCGACCCCCGATACAGTCTGACTCAAGAGGGCCGCCGCTACTGGTTCCCCGACACGAGCCACCGCGACGCCTACCTGGCCTTGGCCCCGTCGAATTCCACCCGCCGTTGA
- a CDS encoding YihY/virulence factor BrkB family protein: MDASRRRLFSAMNLGGLTLREALRRTWVKINEHEIMTRAAAITFYAIAALVPFLALVFLLAAYLLPWLTHGQAIDPVQPLGMLLPAEAAEMLATELQNIRQRPSTGLLSFGTIALLWLNSSLFVAVMDSMNRIMGVEETRPYWKQRLIAVVMTLAEAVILIAVLASTLLWPQILGWLKLDVMTAFLVTAIHAFTVFVMVLISFAAAMYFAPDADQRWEWITPGSLLGALVLVCVSFLFRFYVQRWGNYGATYGSLAGVVVLTSWMWLCSVELLAVAEFNKVIEDASPFGKDYGQRRESAGTRARAVRGTSDAPRSSRPRSTFWLPAFFQARADRRRDQKTDDKTAGD, encoded by the coding sequence ATGGATGCATCGAGACGACGGCTGTTCTCGGCGATGAACCTCGGCGGGCTGACGCTCAGAGAAGCGTTGCGGCGAACGTGGGTCAAGATCAATGAACACGAGATCATGACCCGCGCCGCGGCGATCACGTTTTACGCGATCGCCGCCCTCGTGCCGTTTCTGGCTCTGGTTTTCCTGCTCGCCGCGTACCTCTTGCCCTGGCTCACTCACGGACAGGCGATCGACCCGGTTCAGCCGCTCGGCATGCTCTTGCCGGCCGAGGCGGCCGAGATGCTGGCGACCGAGCTTCAGAACATCCGCCAGCGGCCGTCGACCGGTCTGCTCTCGTTCGGCACGATCGCCTTGCTCTGGTTGAATTCCAGCCTGTTCGTCGCGGTGATGGATTCAATGAACCGGATCATGGGGGTCGAGGAGACCCGACCCTACTGGAAGCAGCGGCTGATCGCGGTCGTCATGACGCTCGCCGAGGCCGTGATCCTGATCGCGGTGCTCGCCAGCACGCTGCTCTGGCCGCAGATTCTGGGCTGGTTGAAGCTCGACGTCATGACGGCGTTTCTCGTCACCGCGATCCACGCGTTCACCGTGTTCGTCATGGTGCTGATCAGCTTCGCCGCCGCGATGTACTTCGCTCCTGACGCCGACCAGCGGTGGGAGTGGATCACGCCCGGCAGCCTCCTCGGCGCACTCGTTCTGGTGTGCGTGAGCTTCCTATTCCGGTTTTACGTCCAGCGCTGGGGCAACTACGGCGCGACGTACGGCTCGCTGGCCGGCGTCGTCGTGCTGACGAGCTGGATGTGGCTGTGCAGCGTCGAGCTGCTGGCGGTCGCCGAGTTCAACAAGGTCATCGAAGACGCATCGCCGTTCGGCAAAGACTACGGCCAACGCCGCGAGAGCGCCGGGACGCGCGCCCGGGCCGTCCGGGGAACGTCCGACGCACCGCGTTCGAGCCGGCCTCGGTCGACATTCTGGCTGCCCGCCTTCTTCCAGGCCCGCGCCGACCGCCGTCGCGACCAGAAGACCGACGACAAGACGGCCGGCGACTGA